One Methylosarcina fibrata AML-C10 DNA segment encodes these proteins:
- a CDS encoding IS630 family transposase (programmed frameshift), translating to MPALKYKVNLTEDEKRGLEAMINKGKAAARHLTRARILLKAAAGIQDKDIIQALGVSESMVLTTRQRCVEEGPEAALKERPRPGRAPKLTEKQAAHIIALACSEAPTGHDHWTLRLLADKVVELAYADRCSYETIRQLLKKHSLKPWQKQEWCIPEVSAEFVAAMEDVLDLYEEPYDPLRPVVCFDESPKQLIAEVRQPLPPEPGQPARYDTGYERKGVCDLMMICEPKRGFRQVDITARRTKIEFAHSMKHIAELYPDAAVIRVVLDNLNTHKMASLYEAFPAEQARELARRLEFHYTPKHGSWLNIAEIELAVLSNMCLSQRIPDTESLRREVEANILPRNTKATPVNWRFTTQQARRKLARLYPCVSS from the exons ATGCCAGCTCTTAAATACAAAGTCAATCTGACTGAAGACGAAAAGCGTGGCTTGGAAGCCATGATCAACAAAGGAAAAGCCGCGGCACGCCATCTGACACGCGCGCGAATTTTATTAAAAGCGGCAGCGGGTATTCAGGATAAAGACATTATCCAAGCTTTGGGTGTCTCGGAATCAATGGTGTTGACGACGCGCCAACGGTGTGTGGAAGAAGGCCCGGAAGCCGCCCTGAAAGAACGCCCCCGTCCAGGACGTGCCCCAAAACTGACGGAGAAGCAGGCCGCCCATATTATCGCCTTGGCTTGTAGTGAGGCGCCGACAGGGCATGATCACTGGACCTTGCGGTTGTTGGCGGACAAAGTGGTGGAATTAGCGTATGCCGACCGTTGCAGCTATGAAACCATCCGTCAGCTTTTAAAAAAACACTC TCTCAAACCCTGGCAGAAGCAAGAGTGGTGCATTCCCGAGGTGAGTGCTGAATTTGTCGCGGCGATGGAAGACGTGCTGGACCTTTATGAAGAACCCTACGATCCGTTGCGCCCGGTTGTGTGTTTCGACGAAAGTCCGAAGCAACTCATTGCGGAAGTCCGCCAACCTCTCCCGCCTGAGCCCGGTCAACCGGCCCGCTATGACACCGGCTATGAACGGAAAGGCGTCTGCGATTTGATGATGATCTGCGAACCTAAACGCGGTTTTCGGCAGGTGGACATCACCGCGCGGCGGACCAAAATCGAATTCGCGCACAGCATGAAGCATATCGCTGAACTTTATCCGGACGCGGCGGTGATCCGGGTGGTGCTGGACAATCTGAATACCCATAAAATGGCGTCTTTGTATGAAGCCTTTCCAGCAGAGCAAGCCCGTGAATTGGCGCGACGGCTGGAGTTCCACTACACGCCCAAGCATGGCAGTTGGCTAAACATCGCTGAGATCGAACTGGCCGTCTTGTCGAACATGTGTTTATCACAGCGGATACCGGACACAGAGAGCCTCCGGCGTGAGGTCGAAGCCAATATCCTACCGCGCAACACCAAGGCGACGCCCGTCAATTGGCGATTTACGACGCAACAGGCACGACGTAAACTGGCTCGCCTGTATCCTTGTGTTTCTTCGTGA
- a CDS encoding tyrosine-type recombinase/integrase, whose product MTTKISGLTVCLSAKYRANLQHDLRHTWASWLVQAGTPLHALQELGGWESVEMVRRYAHFSSDHLADYVERLSGLRAVSDQVDGYDLATGNNQGVKKNNASY is encoded by the coding sequence ATAACGACGAAAATAAGCGGCTTGACGGTATGCCTTAGTGCCAAATATCGCGCAAATTTACAGCATGATCTGCGCCATACCTGGGCAAGCTGGCTTGTTCAGGCCGGAACGCCGCTTCACGCTCTTCAAGAGTTAGGCGGCTGGGAATCGGTCGAAATGGTCCGCCGTTACGCGCACTTCTCCAGTGACCATCTGGCGGATTACGTTGAGCGCTTATCGGGCCTTCGGGCTGTTTCTGACCAAGTAGACGGCTACGATTTGGCTACAGGGAACAATCAAGGGGTGAAGAAAAATAACGCAAGTTATTGA
- a CDS encoding IS4 family transposase: MNTGKTLFAQLMDFLPWTTFTRIVDRYDGNRRVRTFSCAEHYRVMAFAQLTYRESLRDIEASLSAQAHKLYHLGFREPVRRSTLADANETRDWRIYAEFAQRLIAHARTLYAQEDLGLELTNTVYALDSTTIDLCLSVFPWALFRSTKSAVKMHTLLDLRGNIPSFIHISDGKLHDVHALDLLLPEAGAIYVMDRGYIDFARLHALHRAGGFFVTRAKTNLAAHRVYSHPVDRETGLVCDQTIALDGFYTQKDYPDHLRRIRFNDLDNGKRLIFLSNHFELPALTICLLYKSRWQVELFFKWIKQHLRIKQFYGTSENAVKTQIWIAVSVYVLVAIIKKRLNLEASLYTLLQILSVTLFEKISLQQALVNSQHKSSSSDFDNQLDLFNF, translated from the coding sequence ATGAATACTGGCAAGACTTTGTTTGCCCAACTCATGGACTTTTTGCCATGGACCACATTCACGCGCATCGTCGACCGTTACGACGGCAACCGTCGGGTACGAACCTTTTCGTGCGCCGAACATTACCGAGTGATGGCCTTTGCGCAACTGACCTACCGGGAAAGCCTGCGCGACATCGAAGCCAGTTTGTCGGCGCAAGCCCACAAGCTCTACCACCTGGGGTTCCGGGAACCCGTGCGGCGCTCGACTCTGGCCGACGCCAACGAAACACGCGATTGGCGGATCTACGCGGAATTTGCTCAGCGGTTGATTGCTCATGCGCGAACACTCTACGCCCAGGAAGACTTGGGATTGGAACTGACGAACACGGTCTATGCGTTGGACTCGACCACGATCGACTTGTGCCTGTCGGTGTTTCCTTGGGCCTTGTTCCGATCCACCAAGTCGGCGGTCAAAATGCACACTTTGCTTGACCTTCGGGGCAACATTCCGAGTTTCATCCATATCTCTGACGGCAAGCTGCATGATGTCCATGCGCTCGATCTGTTGTTGCCCGAAGCCGGCGCCATCTATGTGATGGACCGGGGTTATATCGATTTTGCCAGACTCCATGCGCTGCACCGTGCGGGCGGTTTCTTTGTGACCCGTGCCAAAACCAACCTGGCTGCGCACCGCGTCTACTCCCATCCGGTGGACCGAGAAACCGGCTTGGTGTGCGACCAGACCATCGCGCTGGACGGCTTCTACACCCAGAAAGACTATCCCGATCATTTGCGCCGTATCCGTTTTAACGACCTCGACAACGGCAAGCGTTTGATCTTTCTGAGCAACCACTTCGAGTTACCGGCACTGACGATCTGCCTGCTCTATAAAAGCAGGTGGCAAGTTGAACTGTTTTTCAAATGGATCAAGCAGCATCTTCGCATCAAACAATTCTATGGAACCTCCGAGAACGCCGTAAAAACCCAAATCTGGATTGCCGTTTCGGTCTATGTGCTGGTTGCCATTATCAAGAAACGACTCAATTTGGAGGCTTCCCTGTACACTTTGTTACAGATTTTATCAGTCACTCTGTTTGAAAAAATCTCATTACAACAGGCACTTGTGAATTCACAACACAAATCCAGCAGCTCGGATTTCGATAACCAATTAGATTTATTTAACTTTTAA
- a CDS encoding tyrosine-type recombinase/integrase produces the protein MIKHNANNERIKRQYFIFLKEAKRQNDSSVDAVAKAISRFEVYTKYRDFKAFHFQQAVGFKAHLAKQTNQQTGKPLSKATMNSTLGQLKSFFQWLAMQSGYKSRIIYTDTEYFNLSEKEVRIATARRETAVPTMEQITHVIDSMPSNTDIERRNRALIAFTLLTGARDSAIASMKLKHIDIASNCVFQDAREVNTKFSKTFTTFFFPVGDQIQQIVCDWVRYLKEALLWGHDDPLFPKTHVVVGEDRFFKPSGLQNAHWNNASPIRTIFREAFKSAGLPYFNPHSFRKTLVTLGQQLCQTPEEFKSWSQNLGHEDVLTTLYSYGHVQPHRQGEIIQQLKLPRVSTNQNADEIARAVVKAMADQKMRQHGV, from the coding sequence ATGATAAAACACAACGCTAATAACGAACGGATCAAGCGCCAATACTTCATTTTTCTGAAAGAAGCGAAACGCCAGAATGACAGTTCGGTAGATGCAGTCGCCAAGGCCATCAGCCGATTTGAAGTCTATACTAAATACCGTGATTTTAAAGCTTTTCATTTTCAGCAGGCGGTTGGATTTAAAGCGCATCTCGCCAAACAAACCAACCAACAAACCGGCAAGCCATTAAGTAAAGCCACGATGAACTCCACCTTGGGGCAATTGAAAAGCTTTTTCCAGTGGTTGGCGATGCAATCCGGCTATAAATCGCGCATCATCTACACCGATACCGAATACTTCAACCTGTCCGAAAAGGAAGTCCGTATTGCGACAGCGAGACGAGAAACCGCCGTACCAACGATGGAGCAAATTACACATGTCATTGACTCCATGCCCAGCAATACCGACATAGAACGGCGAAACCGCGCACTGATCGCTTTTACTTTATTGACCGGCGCAAGAGATAGCGCGATCGCATCGATGAAATTAAAACACATAGACATCGCCAGCAACTGTGTTTTTCAGGATGCCAGGGAGGTGAATACTAAATTCAGCAAGACCTTCACCACGTTCTTCTTTCCTGTTGGCGATCAGATACAGCAAATCGTCTGTGACTGGGTTCGTTATCTGAAAGAAGCATTGCTTTGGGGACACGACGACCCGTTATTTCCTAAAACCCATGTCGTTGTGGGTGAAGACCGGTTTTTTAAACCGTCAGGACTTCAGAATGCCCATTGGAACAATGCATCGCCGATACGAACCATTTTCCGTGAAGCTTTCAAATCAGCTGGTTTGCCATATTTTAACCCTCACAGCTTTCGTAAAACTCTGGTAACGCTTGGCCAGCAGCTTTGCCAAACCCCTGAAGAATTTAAGTCCTGGAGCCAGAATTTAGGCCATGAAGATGTATTGACGACCTTGTATAGTTACGGTCATGTGCAACCACATCGGCAGGGCGAGATCATCCAACAACTAAAGTTGCCACGGGTTTCTACGAACCAAAATGCTGATGAAATTGCCAGAGCTGTAGTTAAGGCTATGGCTGATCAAAAAATGCGGCAACATGGTGTTTAA
- a CDS encoding tyrosine-type recombinase/integrase, whose translation MKTHFNFTKPQLEALPTPPAGERIIYHDTHKNASGLQLRHTGTTKTFFIQKRVDGKPERVTIGRFPDVSIENARKEATRLSALIAQKINPNNDSRALKTETTLQDLFDEFLKHRRNKRGAFLSEKTKRSYRYDFGLYLEKWGKRKLSQFKDTDFGKLHADIGKEHPTTANRVIALASSLFGYAAERKIFKGANPAHGIKKFPETKRDRFLQSDELPAFFEALAEEPNDTLRDYFLLALLTGARRSNVLEMQWSQINLNRAEWRIPTTKNGEPQTVTLTSEAITILQTRRGCDPVWVFPGTGATGHLVEPKKAWRRVLNRACIDDLRIHDLRRTLGSWQAKTGASLAIVGKSLNHKSPSTTAIYARLDLDPVRESVERATGAILAAAGLKQPAEVVPLQQSKK comes from the coding sequence ATGAAAACGCATTTCAACTTCACCAAGCCACAGCTTGAAGCACTGCCGACACCACCCGCTGGCGAGCGCATTATCTACCACGACACCCATAAGAACGCTTCTGGTTTACAGCTCAGGCACACCGGCACCACCAAAACGTTCTTCATTCAGAAACGAGTGGACGGCAAGCCGGAGCGAGTCACTATCGGCAGATTTCCCGATGTATCGATTGAGAATGCCAGAAAGGAAGCAACCCGGCTTAGTGCATTGATTGCTCAGAAAATCAACCCTAACAACGACTCCAGAGCATTAAAGACCGAAACCACGCTGCAAGATTTGTTCGACGAATTTCTGAAACATCGGCGTAATAAAAGAGGCGCGTTTCTGTCGGAGAAAACCAAACGGAGCTATCGTTATGACTTTGGCTTGTATTTGGAGAAATGGGGCAAACGCAAACTATCGCAGTTTAAAGATACCGACTTCGGCAAACTCCATGCGGATATCGGAAAGGAGCATCCCACCACCGCCAACCGTGTTATTGCATTGGCGTCGAGTCTGTTTGGTTATGCCGCCGAACGGAAGATATTTAAAGGCGCGAATCCGGCGCACGGCATCAAAAAATTCCCGGAGACCAAAAGAGACCGGTTTTTACAGTCGGACGAGCTTCCGGCGTTTTTTGAGGCACTGGCGGAAGAACCTAATGATACTCTACGTGATTATTTTCTGCTTGCACTGTTGACCGGAGCGCGGCGCTCTAATGTCCTGGAGATGCAGTGGAGTCAGATCAATCTGAATCGGGCCGAGTGGCGCATCCCCACCACCAAAAACGGAGAGCCGCAAACCGTCACATTGACTTCGGAAGCTATAACCATTCTGCAAACCAGACGGGGATGTGATCCTGTTTGGGTATTTCCTGGAACCGGCGCGACCGGTCATCTTGTCGAGCCGAAGAAGGCATGGCGGCGGGTTCTGAATCGTGCATGCATTGATGACTTACGCATTCATGACTTACGACGGACGCTAGGCAGTTGGCAAGCGAAAACCGGCGCATCGTTGGCCATTGTAGGCAAATCCTTGAATCACAAATCACCGAGCACCACGGCAATCTATGCTCGCTTGGATTTAGACCCTGTGCGGGAATCAGTCGAACGGGCTACCGGAGCTATACTGGCAGCGGCAGGGTTGAAGCAGCCGGCGGAAGTTGTTCCATTGCAACAAAGCAAAAAATAA
- a CDS encoding DUF4411 family protein: MTPAHRYLVDANVFIQAKNFHYRFEFCQGFWQWLADGHDAGLLFSTAKVFQELNDGNDDDQVKLWANQLPSSFFVPDTHDAAVMRAYSHVMTWNFSNNHYTQQAKDEFARADKADAFLIATAKAHGFNLATHERSWPDTKRRVLIPDAANVFSVNCTMIYDLLSRHAVGTFGFTP, from the coding sequence ATGACGCCTGCTCACCGTTATTTGGTCGACGCCAACGTATTTATCCAGGCCAAAAATTTCCATTACCGTTTTGAGTTTTGCCAGGGATTTTGGCAATGGTTGGCTGACGGGCACGATGCGGGCTTGCTTTTCAGTACGGCTAAAGTGTTTCAAGAACTCAACGACGGCAATGATGACGATCAAGTAAAACTCTGGGCTAATCAATTGCCCAGCAGTTTTTTTGTGCCCGACACACATGATGCAGCAGTCATGCGAGCTTATAGTCACGTAATGACCTGGAATTTTTCCAACAACCATTACACGCAACAAGCAAAAGACGAATTTGCCCGCGCCGATAAAGCCGATGCATTTCTGATTGCTACTGCAAAAGCTCACGGCTTCAATTTAGCCACTCATGAGCGCAGTTGGCCAGATACCAAACGACGTGTCCTGATTCCCGATGCGGCTAATGTTTTTAGTGTGAACTGCACGATGATTTACGACCTACTCAGTCGCCATGCGGTAGGTACTTTTGGCTTTACACCCTAA
- a CDS encoding type I restriction-modification system subunit M: MSPTNFQQLANFIWSVADLLRGPYRPPQYERVMLPLTVLRRFDAVLAPTKEQVLSRYETIKDKDAQLVDRILNEVAKDENGTPLGFHNHSKLDFYKLKADPDNIGRHLTSYINDFSENIRRIFERFDFEKEIEKLEEANRLYQVVAQFAEIDLHPKRVDNITMGLVFEDLIRRFNESANETAGDHFTPREVIRLMVNLLLEPDTHVLTQQGIIATICDPACGTGGMLAEAQNWIRAHNDQATVKVYGQDYNPRSYAVAASDLLIKGHKDSWVALGNTLTDDPFPTQRFDYLLANPPFGVDWKAEKKLIDRWPNFRGYNGKLPRVNDGALLFLLYMISKFQPYEANNRDKPGSRVAIVFNGSPLFTGGAGSGESEIRRWIIENDWLEAIVALPEQMFYNTGIGTFIWVVSNRKAEHRQGKIQLIDARERWLPMKRSLGDKRRYLNQNAIDEITKEHGSSALNSKAWLKLDKDGKPTEWRTSPPDTDAPEGQKWVERVTSKQFDNTDFGYRRVTIQRPLRLRFQISQDAKKRYLNACPELYDAVVAVEDKLGQEVHDDWNSVWEQVQDIVKTLPAGLEGWAKGAKGTAQKKLFRDAFTIINPDAKPVLAKLHKAEAPDTAALFPGQTLPELQPNELHALLGLFPSPRGRGARGEGKCLEYEADPALKDFENIPLKEDVLSYVKREVLPYVGDAWVDREALDEQDGGIGKVGYEINFNREFFQYQPPRPLHQIDAELEAVEKRIMALLREVTE; encoded by the coding sequence ATGAGTCCGACCAACTTTCAACAACTAGCCAATTTCATCTGGTCGGTCGCCGACCTGCTACGCGGCCCGTATCGACCGCCGCAATACGAACGGGTCATGTTGCCGTTGACCGTTTTGCGCCGATTCGATGCCGTGCTGGCACCGACCAAAGAGCAAGTATTATCACGTTACGAAACCATCAAAGATAAAGATGCCCAGCTCGTTGACCGTATTCTCAACGAAGTAGCGAAGGATGAAAACGGCACGCCGTTAGGTTTTCACAATCACAGCAAACTGGACTTTTACAAACTCAAAGCCGACCCGGACAACATCGGCCGCCACCTGACCAGCTATATCAACGACTTCTCGGAAAACATCCGGCGGATTTTCGAGCGCTTCGATTTTGAAAAAGAAATCGAAAAGTTGGAAGAAGCCAACCGCCTGTATCAAGTGGTCGCCCAATTCGCCGAGATCGATTTGCATCCCAAACGGGTCGATAACATCACCATGGGCTTGGTGTTCGAAGACCTGATCCGCCGTTTCAACGAATCCGCCAATGAAACTGCCGGGGATCACTTTACCCCGCGCGAAGTCATCCGGCTCATGGTCAATTTGCTGCTGGAACCTGATACCCATGTGTTGACTCAGCAAGGCATTATCGCCACCATTTGCGACCCTGCTTGCGGCACCGGCGGCATGTTGGCCGAAGCGCAAAACTGGATACGTGCTCACAATGACCAAGCGACCGTTAAGGTGTATGGCCAAGATTACAATCCTCGTTCTTATGCAGTAGCCGCGTCCGACTTGCTGATCAAGGGTCACAAAGACAGTTGGGTAGCGCTGGGTAATACTCTTACCGATGACCCGTTTCCAACCCAGCGTTTTGATTATTTGTTGGCAAATCCGCCGTTCGGCGTAGATTGGAAAGCCGAGAAAAAACTGATAGACCGCTGGCCTAATTTTCGCGGTTACAACGGCAAACTACCGCGTGTTAATGACGGCGCTTTGTTGTTCTTGCTGTACATGATCAGCAAATTCCAACCTTATGAAGCAAATAATCGCGATAAGCCCGGTTCGCGTGTCGCCATCGTATTCAACGGCTCACCGTTGTTCACCGGCGGCGCGGGTAGTGGTGAAAGTGAAATTCGCCGCTGGATTATAGAAAACGACTGGCTGGAAGCTATCGTCGCCTTGCCCGAGCAAATGTTTTACAACACCGGCATCGGCACTTTTATTTGGGTGGTCAGCAACCGTAAAGCTGAACACCGCCAAGGCAAAATTCAACTGATCGACGCACGCGAACGCTGGTTGCCGATGAAGCGCAGCCTGGGCGACAAACGCCGTTATCTGAATCAAAACGCAATAGACGAAATCACCAAAGAGCACGGCTCATCAGCTTTAAACAGCAAGGCTTGGTTAAAACTGGATAAAGACGGCAAACCTACAGAATGGCGCACCAGTCCGCCCGATACCGATGCCCCGGAAGGGCAAAAATGGGTCGAGCGCGTCACCAGCAAACAATTCGACAACACCGACTTCGGCTACCGCCGCGTCACCATCCAGCGCCCGTTGCGTTTGCGTTTTCAAATCAGCCAAGACGCCAAGAAACGCTATCTCAATGCCTGCCCGGAACTCTACGATGCGGTGGTCGCCGTGGAAGATAAACTCGGGCAAGAGGTTCATGACGACTGGAACAGCGTTTGGGAACAGGTGCAGGACATCGTCAAAACCTTGCCCGCCGGCTTGGAAGGCTGGGCCAAAGGCGCTAAAGGCACGGCGCAGAAAAAACTGTTCCGCGATGCCTTCACCATCATTAATCCCGACGCCAAGCCGGTGCTTGCCAAACTGCACAAAGCCGAAGCGCCCGATACGGCGGCCTTGTTTCCGGGCCAGACTTTGCCGGAACTTCAGCCCAACGAGCTGCATGCTCTGCTGGGTCTATTCCCCTCTCCCCGTGGGAGAGGGGCAAGGGGTGAGGGTAAATGCTTGGAATACGAAGCCGATCCGGCCTTGAAGGATTTTGAAAACATCCCACTAAAAGAAGACGTACTCAGCTACGTCAAACGCGAAGTCTTGCCCTATGTCGGCGATGCCTGGGTCGATCGGGAAGCCCTGGACGAACAGGACGGCGGTATCGGCAAGGTCGGTTACGAAATCAACTTTAACCGCGAGTTTTTTCAATACCAACCGCCAAGGCCGTTGCATCAGATTGATGCGGAATTGGAAGCCGTGGAAAAGCGGATCATGGCGCTGTTGCGGGAGGTGACGGAGTGA
- the tnpB gene encoding IS66 family insertion sequence element accessory protein TnpB (TnpB, as the term is used for proteins encoded by IS66 family insertion elements, is considered an accessory protein, since TnpC, encoded by a neighboring gene, is a DDE family transposase.): MTTSLIASPAQIWLAVAPVDMRRGLDGLTAIVQESLGHSPGAGSAFIFRNRAGNRLRLLLWDGNGVWLCQRRLHQGVFVWPKANEAVFAISQAQWHWLAAGVDWQRLSAQPSAEWRV, translated from the coding sequence CTGACTACTAGCCTGATCGCAAGTCCGGCGCAGATTTGGCTGGCGGTGGCGCCGGTCGATATGCGCCGTGGCCTGGATGGCTTAACCGCGATCGTCCAGGAGAGCCTGGGACATTCGCCGGGCGCCGGATCGGCCTTTATCTTCCGCAACCGTGCCGGCAATCGGTTACGCCTGTTGCTGTGGGACGGCAATGGGGTTTGGCTCTGTCAGCGGCGTCTGCACCAGGGGGTTTTTGTATGGCCTAAAGCCAATGAAGCGGTGTTTGCGATCAGTCAGGCGCAGTGGCACTGGTTAGCCGCCGGCGTCGACTGGCAACGGCTATCGGCACAACCGTCAGCAGAATGGCGGGTGTAA
- a CDS encoding helix-turn-helix domain-containing protein has translation MAAVTTNPVPTPNADLLTNDQAADYIGVTPRTLEVWRCTKRHAIPYIKVGRLVKYRKSALDAFLERQTVGAMEKD, from the coding sequence ATGGCAGCAGTTACAACCAACCCCGTTCCTACCCCAAACGCCGACTTGCTTACTAATGATCAAGCGGCGGACTACATAGGCGTTACTCCTCGCACCCTCGAAGTCTGGCGTTGTACCAAACGCCACGCAATCCCATACATCAAAGTCGGACGTTTAGTTAAGTACCGAAAGTCCGCGCTGGACGCATTCTTGGAACGACAAACCGTAGGCGCGATGGAAAAAGACTAA
- the tnpA gene encoding IS66 family insertion sequence element accessory protein TnpA codes for MALSKRWLDHIEAWQSSDLKQSAYCRQHSLNSRTFAARLSDYRKGRGVPPLALIPVHVENAAPSIERLVLQCRQGHRLELPATVSAVWLAELLRCLVVSQFKSKGYIGLVSHSIVALMVTD; via the coding sequence ATGGCATTATCGAAACGATGGCTCGATCATATCGAAGCTTGGCAAAGCAGTGATTTAAAGCAGTCGGCTTATTGCCGGCAACACAGCCTTAACAGTCGTACCTTTGCGGCACGACTATCGGATTACCGCAAGGGTCGAGGCGTCCCGCCCTTGGCCTTGATCCCGGTCCACGTTGAAAACGCAGCCCCATCCATCGAGCGTCTGGTGCTGCAGTGTCGCCAAGGTCACCGGCTGGAGTTGCCCGCGACCGTTTCGGCCGTTTGGTTGGCAGAGCTGTTACGATGCCTAGTAGTCAGTCAATTTAAATCAAAAGGATATATTGGGCTTGTAAGTCACTCTATAGTGGCATTGATGGTTACTGATTGA
- a CDS encoding ImmA/IrrE family metallo-endopeptidase: MATLQISPHILRWAADQRGLSLDALVGLLGAPSKANDYKAGKLSVAQTEKLAQKTHIPFGYFFLETPPATIERSLPDLRQLPDHAPLSVNFFDTLDDVLRKQQWYQDYLRDQGAQPLPFVGKYAFHAQHAPAKVADDIRKTLNITEQNRQASKDYKAFYNLLSEGIESIGVLVFRSSIVKSNTKRGLSVDEFRGFAISDALAPAIFINGKDSEAAWIFTLAHELAHIWLGESGVSDVAPNQPNQVNLETYCNRIAAELLTPENEFIPAWEQNPKHFDLLSKKFKVSQLVIARRALDLRKIDWTTYQAIANASKNTSKSDGGSPFRSYPVRNSKRLTNAIVANAISGQTMLREAASLLNVRPETVLELGKRLGLR, from the coding sequence ATGGCAACCCTGCAAATATCCCCACATATACTGCGCTGGGCCGCCGATCAACGCGGTCTTAGCCTTGATGCGTTGGTAGGTTTGCTGGGAGCGCCGAGCAAAGCGAATGATTATAAAGCGGGGAAATTGTCTGTCGCTCAAACGGAAAAACTCGCCCAAAAAACGCATATTCCCTTCGGCTATTTCTTTTTAGAAACGCCACCGGCTACGATCGAGCGCAGTCTGCCAGATTTAAGACAGCTACCCGATCACGCGCCATTAAGCGTCAATTTTTTCGATACATTAGATGATGTCCTTCGCAAACAGCAATGGTATCAAGATTATTTGCGCGATCAAGGCGCGCAACCGTTGCCCTTCGTTGGCAAATATGCTTTCCATGCCCAACATGCCCCTGCCAAGGTTGCCGACGATATACGCAAAACCTTGAACATTACCGAGCAGAATCGCCAGGCATCTAAAGATTACAAGGCTTTTTACAATTTGCTGAGCGAAGGAATCGAGAGCATCGGTGTGTTGGTCTTTAGAAGTAGCATCGTCAAAAGCAATACTAAACGCGGTTTGTCTGTCGATGAATTCAGAGGTTTTGCTATTTCCGATGCACTTGCACCGGCCATCTTTATCAATGGTAAAGATAGCGAAGCAGCCTGGATATTTACCCTGGCCCACGAACTGGCGCATATTTGGCTGGGTGAAAGCGGCGTTTCCGACGTTGCTCCCAATCAGCCCAACCAAGTTAACTTAGAGACTTACTGCAATCGAATAGCCGCCGAATTATTGACACCTGAGAACGAGTTTATTCCCGCATGGGAGCAAAATCCCAAGCATTTCGATCTACTCAGCAAAAAATTCAAAGTAAGCCAACTGGTTATTGCCAGACGCGCTTTGGATTTGAGAAAAATCGATTGGACCACCTACCAAGCGATTGCCAATGCGAGTAAAAACACCAGCAAATCTGATGGTGGCAGCCCGTTCCGAAGCTACCCGGTAAGGAACAGCAAAAGACTAACCAACGCTATCGTGGCAAATGCCATTAGCGGCCAGACGATGCTGCGCGAAGCCGCAAGTTTGTTAAATGTCCGCCCAGAAACCGTGCTTGAGTTGGGCAAAAGATTGGGTTTGCGATGA
- a CDS encoding helix-turn-helix domain-containing protein, giving the protein MAKHHNPNLAKIHRNYTVEEVAHLFGVHKNTVRVWIKDGLVTIDNKRPLLIRGSSLREYLQSKRASAKRKCRPDEIYCVRCRSPQRPAENMVDYELINSNTGRLIGLCPCCNGIINKYFNTAQLERIHDKLDITLPKALKHINESTNPLVNSDFIK; this is encoded by the coding sequence ATGGCTAAGCACCACAATCCCAATTTAGCCAAAATCCATCGTAACTATACGGTGGAAGAAGTAGCCCATTTGTTTGGTGTCCATAAAAATACCGTGCGGGTGTGGATCAAAGATGGACTGGTGACCATTGATAATAAAAGACCCCTATTAATCCGGGGTTCCAGCCTGCGCGAGTACTTGCAGAGCAAAAGAGCCAGCGCCAAGCGGAAATGCCGGCCTGATGAGATTTATTGCGTCCGCTGCCGATCACCCCAGCGGCCCGCTGAAAATATGGTGGATTATGAACTCATCAATTCCAACACCGGACGCCTCATCGGTCTATGCCCATGCTGCAACGGCATCATCAACAAATATTTCAATACTGCCCAGTTAGAGCGAATTCACGACAAATTGGACATCACGCTACCGAAAGCACTGAAACACATAAACGAGAGTACTAACCCCCTCGTGAACAGTGACTTTATAAAGTGA